The proteins below are encoded in one region of Microvirga ossetica:
- a CDS encoding potassium transporter Kup: MAATGISERVGVGPVEHGHATPTSFWALTLGSIGVVYGDIGTSPLYALKESLAAATDHAGATALTRGMVLGVVSLILWTLIIIVTIKYVAIVLRADNNGEGGTLSLVTLAQRALGHSTGATIILGMVGASLFYGDVIITPAISVLSAVEGLKLVTPAFEPYVVPLSLVILITLFAVQRFGTASVASFFGPITAFWFLVMAVGGLMHIRDDLSILAAINPVHGLSFLLNHGTAGLLALGAVFLSVTGAEALYADMGHFGRAPIRTAWLGLVLPALALNYLGQGAMLLAHPEGLENPFFLLYPSWALLPMVILATVATIIASQAVITGAFSISEQAMHLGVLPRFHVMRTSETEKGQIYIPTINWLLLAAVIVVVVLFESSSALAAAYGLAVTGDMVITSCLLFIVAWKFWRWSPAVVALVIVPFLAIELVFLGANALKIPHGGWFPLLVGTGLFILMRTWRKGTRLLAEISHRGRPPLTEFIRAAEGSSVPRVPGTAIFLTGNSQDVPAALLHNLKHNKVLHDHNVILTVVTEEVPRLQDEGRVTVETLSDRFSRVVVRFGFMESPNVPKALEAVNFDLSDASYFLSRRALQPSAQAGLPLWQDYIFIPMARSASDVSDQFCIPEDQAVEVGARITI; encoded by the coding sequence ATGGCCGCGACAGGGATCAGCGAACGGGTTGGCGTCGGCCCTGTCGAGCACGGGCACGCAACCCCGACGTCCTTCTGGGCCCTGACCCTCGGCTCCATCGGCGTGGTCTACGGCGACATCGGCACCAGTCCGCTCTATGCCCTCAAGGAAAGCCTTGCCGCCGCGACGGATCATGCCGGCGCTACGGCCCTGACCCGCGGGATGGTGCTGGGGGTGGTCTCTCTCATCCTGTGGACCCTGATCATCATTGTGACGATCAAGTACGTGGCCATCGTCCTACGCGCCGACAACAACGGCGAGGGCGGCACCCTCTCGCTCGTGACCTTGGCCCAACGCGCCCTCGGCCATAGCACCGGCGCTACCATCATCCTTGGGATGGTCGGCGCGTCGCTGTTCTACGGCGACGTCATCATCACGCCGGCGATCTCCGTCCTCTCGGCGGTCGAGGGCCTCAAACTGGTGACGCCGGCCTTCGAACCCTACGTGGTGCCCCTCAGCCTCGTGATCCTGATCACCCTCTTTGCCGTGCAGCGCTTCGGCACGGCCAGCGTCGCCTCGTTCTTCGGCCCGATCACCGCCTTCTGGTTCCTGGTCATGGCCGTTGGCGGCCTGATGCACATCCGGGACGATCTCAGCATCCTCGCCGCCATCAATCCAGTCCATGGCCTCAGCTTCCTGCTCAACCACGGCACGGCCGGGCTCCTCGCCTTGGGCGCGGTGTTCCTGTCGGTGACTGGCGCGGAGGCGCTCTATGCCGACATGGGGCATTTCGGACGTGCGCCAATCCGCACCGCCTGGCTCGGCCTCGTCCTGCCCGCGCTCGCCCTCAACTATCTCGGCCAGGGTGCCATGCTGCTGGCCCATCCCGAGGGGCTGGAGAACCCGTTCTTCCTGCTCTACCCCTCCTGGGCGCTGCTGCCGATGGTGATCCTCGCCACCGTCGCCACCATCATTGCCAGCCAGGCGGTGATCACGGGCGCGTTCTCGATCTCGGAGCAGGCAATGCATCTGGGTGTGCTGCCCCGCTTCCACGTCATGCGCACCTCCGAAACCGAGAAGGGTCAGATCTATATCCCCACCATCAACTGGCTCCTGCTCGCGGCGGTGATCGTGGTCGTTGTCCTGTTCGAGTCGTCGAGCGCCCTGGCGGCAGCCTATGGCCTTGCCGTGACCGGCGACATGGTCATCACCTCGTGCCTGCTGTTCATCGTGGCCTGGAAGTTCTGGCGCTGGTCGCCGGCCGTGGTGGCGCTGGTGATCGTTCCGTTCCTGGCCATTGAGCTCGTATTCCTCGGCGCGAACGCCCTCAAGATCCCCCACGGCGGCTGGTTCCCGCTGCTGGTCGGCACCGGGCTGTTCATCCTGATGCGGACTTGGCGCAAGGGTACGCGCCTGCTGGCCGAGATCTCGCACCGGGGCCGCCCGCCTTTGACCGAGTTCATCAGGGCAGCCGAAGGCAGCTCGGTGCCGCGTGTGCCCGGGACGGCGATCTTCCTCACCGGGAATTCCCAGGATGTGCCCGCCGCCCTGCTACACAACCTGAAGCACAACAAGGTGCTGCATGACCACAACGTCATCCTCACGGTCGTGACCGAGGAGGTCCCACGTTTGCAGGATGAGGGCCGCGTTACCGTGGAGACGCTCTCGGACCGGTTCTCGCGGGTAGTCGTGCGGTTCGGGTTCATGGAAAGCCCAAACGTGCCCAAGGCGCTGGAGGCTGTAAACTTCGACCTGAGCGACGCCTCGTACTTCCTGTCGCGGCGGGCACTGCAACCGTCAGCCCAGGCGGGTCTGCCACTCTGGCAGGACTACATCTTCATTCCGATGGCACGGTCGGCGAGCGATGTCTCGGACCAGTTCTGCATCCCTGAGGACCAGGCCGTCGAAGTGGGCGCGCGGATCACCATCTGA
- a CDS encoding TIGR02587 family membrane protein produces the protein MARDDTLPEMNRDYAVGLSRAFGGAIIFAIPLLMTMEMWWLGFSMGRGRLLLFMSVNFAILVGLSYFAGFEKTFSWKEDVMDALAAFGVGVITSAAMLALLAVITFDMTWTEIIGKVALQSVPASIGAMLGRKQLGAEQDVGAEEERKALAGYGGELFLMLAGALFLAFNVAPTEEMILIAYQMSPWHTLALGVVSIILLHVLVYTVGFSGQESRPEGGTSLSTFLHFTLAGYGISLLVSLYVLWTFGRTDGVAWAEIANMAVVLGFPAALGAAMTRLVI, from the coding sequence ATGGCGCGCGACGACACTCTTCCGGAGATGAACAGAGACTATGCCGTAGGGCTGAGCCGTGCCTTTGGCGGCGCGATCATTTTCGCCATTCCGCTGCTGATGACCATGGAGATGTGGTGGTTGGGCTTTTCCATGGGACGAGGTCGGCTCCTCCTGTTCATGAGCGTCAACTTCGCCATCCTGGTCGGGCTGTCCTACTTCGCGGGCTTCGAGAAGACCTTCAGTTGGAAGGAGGATGTGATGGATGCCCTCGCCGCCTTCGGCGTTGGCGTGATCACCTCGGCCGCCATGCTCGCCCTTCTGGCGGTGATCACCTTCGATATGACCTGGACCGAGATCATCGGAAAGGTGGCTCTCCAGAGCGTGCCCGCGAGCATCGGCGCCATGCTCGGGCGCAAGCAGCTCGGAGCGGAGCAGGACGTCGGGGCCGAGGAGGAGCGCAAGGCGCTGGCAGGGTATGGCGGCGAGCTCTTCCTGATGTTGGCGGGGGCCTTGTTCCTGGCGTTCAACGTGGCGCCGACGGAAGAGATGATCCTGATCGCCTACCAGATGTCGCCCTGGCACACCCTGGCCCTCGGCGTTGTCTCCATCATCCTGTTGCACGTGCTCGTCTACACGGTCGGGTTCTCCGGCCAGGAGAGCCGGCCCGAGGGTGGGACGTCTCTGTCGACCTTCCTGCATTTTACCCTGGCGGGCTACGGCATTTCGCTCCTCGTCAGCCTCTACGTGCTCTGGACCTTCGGCCGCACGGACGGAGTGGCATGGGCCGAGATCGCCAACATGGCCGTGGTGCTCGGGTTTCCGGCGGCGCTTGGCGCGGCCATGACCCGGCTGGTGATATGA
- a CDS encoding TIGR02588 family protein, whose translation MKRDEVSNDARRSGSAAHTPWLEWVASGVGLLLTLGVFGLIGWQALNDAGSPPIITVETTGVAPVMGGYRVMFRVHNIGGAAAAQVRIEGVLSRSNSPNETSDVVLDYIPGHSLREGGLFFSQDPTSGGLSLRAAGFAEP comes from the coding sequence ATGAAGCGCGATGAGGTGAGTAACGATGCGCGTCGTTCGGGATCTGCGGCACATACACCATGGCTCGAGTGGGTCGCGTCGGGCGTCGGCCTCCTGCTGACCCTTGGCGTGTTCGGCCTGATCGGATGGCAGGCGCTGAACGATGCGGGTTCCCCACCCATAATCACGGTTGAAACCACCGGCGTGGCTCCCGTCATGGGTGGCTATCGGGTCATGTTCCGTGTGCACAACATCGGAGGCGCGGCTGCGGCACAAGTGCGGATTGAAGGGGTTCTCTCACGGAGCAACAGTCCGAATGAGACCAGCGACGTAGTGCTGGACTACATTCCGGGACACTCGCTGAGGGAAGGCGGTTTGTTCTTCAGTCAGGACCCGACGTCCGGAGGCCTCTCGTTGCGGGCTGCCGGCTTCGCGGAGCCTTGA
- a CDS encoding response regulator has translation MPERHCILVVEDEPIMRMNARDMLEDAGFGVLEAENADTALHLLERHGDEVAALFTDIHMPGSMDGMDLARTVHERWPHIVPVVTSGRLRLRDNDVPDSGRFIDKPYRMAEVVGAVRDALR, from the coding sequence ATGCCAGAGCGGCATTGCATTCTCGTCGTCGAAGACGAGCCGATCATGCGCATGAACGCCCGCGACATGCTTGAGGACGCGGGATTCGGGGTCCTGGAGGCGGAGAATGCCGACACGGCCCTGCACCTGCTCGAGCGCCATGGCGACGAGGTGGCAGCCCTGTTCACCGACATTCACATGCCGGGCAGCATGGATGGCATGGATCTGGCGCGAACCGTCCATGAGCGCTGGCCGCATATCGTCCCCGTGGTCACCTCGGGCCGGCTACGCCTGCGGGACAACGATGTCCCCGACAGCGGCCGTTTCATCGACAAGCCCTATCGGATGGCCGAGGTCGTCGGCGCCGTCCGCGACGCCTTGAGATAA